The proteins below come from a single Nanoarchaeota archaeon genomic window:
- a CDS encoding replication factor C large subunit, whose product MLTEKYKPKSLKEFIGNGTVVNDILAWAKNWKNEPKKMLLIHGKPGTGKTTLVELIAKELNYHLVATNASDMRSAKALHEGFGHSLEQQSLFFRGKLVVFDEVDGLSGGDRGGAGEIAKIAKTSKFPVVLLANDIYVKKLDPLKKASKIIAFHSIYAASIEKRLKEICEKEGVVCDEKVVKSIASTAGGDLKAAINDLETVITGRKTAVYEDSKMLSPRDAEMSVQDSLRVVFKTLSAANACEAMRDSDKPVDELIQWIRENIPLEYERADDVARAYAAVSRANLFMGRIVRQQYWDYMGYASQIAGAGVALAKKEKYSKFVLYKFPTRIAMMGRSRIERAIRDKFALKLAGHLHCGKRAAREYLPLLNVIEEARPQEYGQFLVEIGAGEADNDETENSDN is encoded by the coding sequence ATGCTGACTGAGAAATACAAGCCAAAGTCTCTCAAAGAGTTTATAGGAAACGGCACTGTGGTTAATGATATTCTTGCATGGGCCAAAAACTGGAAAAATGAGCCCAAAAAAATGCTTCTTATCCACGGAAAGCCGGGTACAGGAAAAACGACACTCGTGGAGCTTATTGCAAAAGAACTGAATTACCATCTTGTTGCCACAAACGCTTCGGATATGCGTTCTGCAAAGGCTTTACACGAAGGATTCGGCCATTCCCTTGAACAGCAGTCGCTTTTCTTTCGGGGGAAACTGGTTGTATTTGATGAAGTCGACGGCCTTTCCGGAGGGGATCGGGGCGGAGCGGGAGAGATAGCCAAAATCGCAAAGACTTCAAAATTTCCAGTAGTTCTTCTTGCAAATGACATCTATGTGAAAAAGCTCGACCCGCTGAAAAAGGCGAGCAAAATCATCGCGTTTCATAGCATCTATGCGGCAAGCATTGAAAAGCGCCTGAAAGAGATTTGCGAAAAAGAGGGTGTTGTGTGCGATGAGAAAGTTGTGAAATCCATTGCGTCAACTGCCGGAGGAGATCTGAAAGCGGCAATAAACGACCTTGAAACTGTGATAACCGGGCGCAAAACTGCCGTCTATGAGGATTCAAAAATGCTTTCTCCGCGCGATGCAGAAATGTCAGTCCAGGATTCGCTTCGCGTTGTGTTCAAGACGCTTTCTGCTGCTAATGCATGCGAAGCGATGCGCGATTCAGACAAGCCGGTGGATGAATTGATCCAATGGATTCGCGAGAATATACCGCTTGAATATGAGCGAGCCGATGATGTTGCGCGGGCTTATGCCGCTGTTTCCAGGGCGAATCTATTTATGGGGCGCATTGTGCGCCAGCAGTACTGGGACTACATGGGTTATGCCTCGCAGATTGCAGGCGCAGGCGTTGCTTTGGCTAAAAAAGAGAAGTATTCAAAGTTCGTGCTTTACAAATTCCCGACAAGAATCGCGATGATGGGCAGGTCAAGAATTGAGCGCGCAATCCGCGATAAATTCGCCCTGAAACTGGCAGGGCACCTGCATTGCGGAAAGAGGGCAGCGCGCGAATATCTGCCGCTTCTGAATGTTATTGAAGAGGCGCGCCCGCAGGAGTACGGGCAGTTCTTAGTTGAGATTGGCGCAGGGGAAGCTGACAACGATGAAACTGAAAACAGCGATAACTGA
- a CDS encoding type II secretion system F family protein, which produces MSNILILLSFIMMGVPPAMLRYNKYQQMKEVEESFPDFIRDITEGLRGGMTLSLAIKYASNNNYGALNSHIKTLVAQITWGIPFDNALHNFVKSIDDPTITRAISTVIEAHRSGGNIAEALDAVGKSTVEIEKLRRERTSRISSQMMTGYVIFFIFVVIMIGMREFLLPALTWGSATSPGAEEMMAASNANVNVEAYGRMFSHLAIIQGIFSGLAIGKLAEGNLSAGVKHAALMSLMGYITLMLAHTLLGGASVVSSVGV; this is translated from the coding sequence ATGTCTAACATCCTGATACTTCTATCATTTATTATGATGGGAGTCCCGCCGGCAATGCTCCGTTACAATAAATATCAACAAATGAAGGAAGTTGAAGAATCATTTCCTGATTTCATACGTGATATAACTGAAGGGTTGAGAGGCGGCATGACGCTTTCGCTTGCAATAAAATATGCGTCTAACAATAATTATGGCGCGCTAAATTCTCATATAAAGACTCTTGTTGCGCAAATAACCTGGGGGATTCCATTTGATAATGCACTGCATAATTTTGTCAAAAGTATAGATGATCCGACAATCACAAGGGCAATTTCAACAGTGATAGAAGCGCACAGGTCTGGCGGAAATATTGCAGAAGCTCTTGATGCTGTGGGAAAATCCACTGTGGAAATAGAGAAGCTTCGCCGTGAAAGAACATCAAGAATTTCAAGCCAGATGATGACTGGATATGTCATCTTTTTCATTTTTGTCGTGATAATGATAGGTATGAGGGAATTCCTTCTTCCAGCACTTACATGGGGATCAGCAACATCTCCTGGAGCTGAGGAGATGATGGCTGCTTCAAATGCAAATGTGAACGTAGAGGCATACGGGCGAATGTTTTCACATCTTGCAATAATACAAGGTATCTTTTCAGGCCTTGCAATAGGAAAACTTGCAGAGGGCAATCTTTCAGCAGGCGTAAAACACGCCGCTTTGATGTCCTTGATGGGGTATATAACTCTTATGTTGGCACATACTTTACTTGGCGGTGCGTCTGTAGTTAGCAGTGTTGGCGTTTGA
- a CDS encoding type IV pilin, with protein MRILKGVSPLIASVLLIAFTMAIAAVLTAWISGFTTAQREKTAVFEEKIACNYGFIENDIDFTEYNYTDDTTAFFKTRLKNTGTIDLSIGRYQTWFEDSSVPLVWTIDNPGNNTAIKKLNDKILTFNVSGGRLIKIKIIGHICDGITATVSEPLGGWNRGPTLESDAVPLKE; from the coding sequence ATGAGAATCTTAAAGGGAGTATCTCCGCTTATTGCTTCAGTTCTATTGATTGCATTTACCATGGCTATAGCGGCAGTTTTAACTGCATGGATTTCAGGCTTTACAACAGCGCAAAGGGAAAAGACTGCAGTTTTTGAAGAGAAAATAGCATGCAATTACGGATTTATAGAGAACGATATTGATTTTACGGAATATAATTATACTGATGATACAACAGCGTTTTTCAAGACACGGCTAAAGAATACGGGCACCATAGACCTTTCAATAGGTAGATATCAGACATGGTTCGAAGACAGTTCAGTTCCCTTAGTGTGGACAATTGATAATCCCGGAAACAATACTGCAATAAAGAAATTGAATGACAAAATACTTACCTTTAATGTGAGTGGAGGTCGTCTCATAAAGATAAAAATAATCGGGCACATTTGTGACGGAATTACTGCGACTGTGAGCGAACCACTTGGCGGCTGGAATCGGGGTCCAACATTAGAATCTGATGCCGTGCCATTAAAAGAGTGA
- a CDS encoding TCP-1/cpn60 chaperonin family protein has translation MANQQGQGQPIFILPEGAFKDNRRSAQRQNIAAARAVADAVRSTLGPKGMDKMLTDSIGDVVITNDGVTILEEMEIEHPAAKMVVEVAKTQNKEVGDGTTTAVIIAGALLKESEALLDQNVHPTIIASGYRLAKTKALEILKKIAIPITLNDKDLLKNIAITSMTGKSAESAGEHLAKIAVDGVISIAEKDGNKITINLDNLKMEKKAGGSTDETELIKGIIVDKERVHSGMASSIKDAKIALVDAALEIKETETDAQIRITDPSQLQAFVESEEKMLKTMVEKIVASGANVLFCQKGIDDMAQHFLSKKGIFAARRVKKSDMDALARATGARVVTSLNDLEKTDIGFAGLVEEIKVGGEAMTFVRECKEPKAVSIIVRGGTEHVVEEIYRAMDDAVKCVAAALEVGFMVAGGGAPEAEVAKDLRRYADQVGGREQLAVNAFANAMEIIPRTLAENAGLDPIDILVELRARHDKGMVTAGVDVMKNTISDMKAINVIEPLKIKTQAIKSASEAAEMILRIDDIISASKLSKGGMPPGMGSMGGDY, from the coding sequence ATGGCAAATCAACAAGGACAAGGACAACCAATCTTCATTTTGCCCGAAGGGGCGTTTAAGGACAACCGCAGAAGCGCGCAACGGCAGAATATTGCAGCTGCACGCGCAGTGGCAGACGCAGTGCGCTCGACTCTTGGCCCAAAGGGCATGGACAAAATGCTTACAGACTCAATAGGCGACGTTGTTATAACAAATGACGGCGTAACGATTCTTGAAGAAATGGAAATCGAGCACCCGGCAGCAAAAATGGTTGTTGAGGTCGCAAAAACCCAGAATAAGGAAGTCGGCGACGGAACAACAACAGCAGTGATTATTGCAGGCGCGCTTCTGAAAGAATCTGAAGCACTTCTTGACCAGAATGTCCACCCGACAATAATCGCATCGGGATACAGGCTTGCAAAAACAAAGGCTCTTGAAATACTAAAGAAAATCGCAATACCGATTACGTTAAATGATAAGGATCTCCTGAAGAATATCGCAATAACTTCGATGACAGGAAAAAGCGCGGAATCCGCGGGAGAGCACCTTGCAAAAATCGCTGTTGATGGAGTTATTTCAATTGCAGAAAAAGACGGCAATAAAATCACAATAAATCTCGACAACCTGAAAATGGAAAAGAAAGCAGGAGGCTCAACTGATGAGACTGAACTTATCAAAGGCATAATCGTTGACAAGGAGCGCGTACATTCGGGCATGGCTTCAAGTATCAAGGATGCAAAAATCGCGCTTGTTGACGCTGCTCTTGAAATAAAGGAAACTGAAACTGACGCGCAGATAAGAATCACAGACCCGTCACAGCTTCAGGCATTTGTCGAGTCCGAAGAAAAGATGCTCAAAACAATGGTTGAAAAAATAGTTGCATCAGGCGCAAACGTATTATTCTGCCAGAAGGGAATTGACGACATGGCTCAGCACTTCCTTTCAAAGAAAGGTATTTTTGCTGCAAGGCGCGTGAAAAAATCAGACATGGACGCGCTTGCAAGAGCAACAGGTGCAAGAGTTGTGACAAGCCTTAATGACCTTGAAAAGACAGATATAGGTTTCGCTGGCCTTGTTGAAGAAATCAAAGTCGGAGGCGAGGCAATGACATTCGTGCGCGAATGCAAAGAACCGAAAGCAGTCTCTATAATTGTACGCGGAGGTACAGAGCACGTTGTTGAGGAAATCTATAGGGCAATGGACGACGCAGTAAAATGCGTTGCAGCAGCCCTTGAAGTCGGATTCATGGTTGCAGGAGGAGGAGCTCCTGAAGCAGAAGTCGCAAAAGATCTTCGAAGATATGCTGATCAGGTCGGCGGCCGAGAACAGCTTGCAGTAAACGCTTTTGCAAACGCCATGGAAATCATTCCAAGAACACTTGCAGAAAACGCAGGGCTTGACCCGATTGACATACTAGTAGAGCTTCGCGCAAGGCATGACAAAGGCATGGTAACTGCGGGTGTTGATGTAATGAAAAATACAATCAGCGACATGAAGGCAATCAATGTCATCGAGCCGCTCAAAATCAAAACGCAGGCGATAAAATCCGCATCAGAAGCTGCAGAAATGATACTAAGAATCGACGACATCATTTCGGCATCCAAGCTCTCAAAGGGCGGAATGCCGCCTGGAATGGGCAGCATGGGCGGAGATTATTAA
- a CDS encoding 4-vinyl reductase, whose amino-acid sequence MIERWETAIKSELDDYFSGKKRGKESIMSKRAIIYSLEWLSVGYFSALYMAGKKFAKHTLAERIKGKIPDANIFLVKFFGDLGFGKLKVIGTQNGRYVYRLEHCSTCWEMPPVGKQVCFFEAGLIAGILEAKIGKRITVTETLCGGLGDDCDEFIARIDE is encoded by the coding sequence ATGATAGAACGCTGGGAAACTGCAATAAAATCAGAACTTGATGATTACTTTTCCGGGAAAAAACGCGGGAAAGAAAGCATCATGTCAAAAAGGGCGATAATCTATTCGTTGGAATGGCTTAGTGTCGGCTATTTTTCCGCGCTTTATATGGCGGGAAAAAAATTCGCTAAGCACACGCTTGCGGAAAGAATAAAGGGAAAGATTCCCGATGCAAATATATTTCTTGTGAAATTTTTCGGCGACCTAGGATTTGGAAAGCTAAAAGTTATCGGAACGCAAAACGGAAGATATGTTTACAGGCTTGAACACTGCTCCACCTGTTGGGAAATGCCACCGGTAGGAAAACAAGTTTGTTTCTTTGAAGCAGGCCTTATTGCAGGAATTCTTGAAGCAAAGATCGGAAAGCGCATAACAGTCACAGAAACGCTTTGCGGAGGCCTTGGAGACGATTGCGACGAATTCATCGCGCGAATAGATGAATAA
- a CDS encoding type II secretion system F family protein gives MENKENFKSSVSGKGVASAGNSSKKSDGNKKVSVSSKIDKYLRSKLAPVKKEESDVEKLRFRLKERNLLKDYAVLSVPLKTRMYNTINMLVSNFMRAETSKNSRIAANVFFGGFVKISPEYFEPLKDAIAISDMKIIPESYIGIVSAIAFSAAFSAALIIAAISVVYGLSFLLMLVGMLIFPALVFLITFTLGYAYPFQRVKSKMQDINTNLPFAINHMAAIASSGVPPEKAFEMMAQFKEYGAVSIESRNLVRQINVFGKDILNAIRFTAMRTPSKEFKELLYGILSIIETGGNMKDYLNEMSQLALFNYKLARKKYIETLSTYADIYTAILIAAPLFLVSILAVMNMVPGSSVGGLSIEDFMWLGVYVLIPVLNVGFLLFISYTQPDM, from the coding sequence ATGGAAAACAAAGAAAACTTTAAATCGTCTGTATCTGGAAAAGGTGTTGCTTCAGCCGGCAATTCTTCAAAAAAATCTGATGGGAACAAAAAGGTTTCTGTTTCATCAAAAATCGATAAATATTTGCGCTCAAAGCTTGCGCCTGTAAAAAAAGAAGAAAGTGATGTAGAAAAATTGCGCTTCAGGCTGAAAGAGAGAAATCTTCTAAAAGATTATGCTGTGCTTTCTGTGCCTCTTAAAACAAGAATGTATAATACAATTAATATGCTTGTTTCGAATTTTATGCGCGCAGAAACATCTAAGAATTCAAGAATCGCAGCAAATGTTTTTTTCGGGGGCTTTGTTAAAATATCTCCGGAGTATTTTGAGCCGTTAAAGGATGCCATTGCCATATCGGATATGAAGATTATTCCTGAAAGCTATATCGGTATAGTGAGCGCAATCGCATTTTCCGCAGCATTCTCTGCGGCGCTGATCATTGCGGCAATTTCTGTAGTGTATGGGCTGAGCTTTTTATTGATGCTGGTGGGGATGCTGATTTTTCCCGCGCTTGTTTTTTTAATAACATTTACTCTCGGATATGCATATCCTTTTCAAAGAGTGAAGTCAAAAATGCAGGACATAAATACAAATCTTCCGTTTGCAATAAATCACATGGCTGCGATAGCGTCTTCCGGAGTTCCACCCGAGAAAGCATTCGAAATGATGGCGCAGTTCAAGGAATATGGCGCGGTTTCCATCGAATCAAGAAATCTCGTCAGGCAAATAAACGTATTTGGAAAAGACATACTTAATGCCATACGATTTACCGCTATGCGCACACCGTCAAAGGAATTTAAAGAGCTTCTTTATGGCATTCTTTCAATAATAGAAACCGGAGGAAATATGAAAGACTATCTTAATGAAATGTCTCAGCTCGCGCTTTTCAATTACAAGCTCGCAAGGAAAAAGTATATCGAGACGCTTTCAACATACGCAGACATTTACACAGCAATATTGATAGCTGCGCCGCTTTTCCTTGTTTCAATACTTGCTGTGATGAATATGGTTCCGGGCTCATCTGTAGGGGGGCTCAGCATAGAGGACTTTATGTGGCTGGGCGTATATGTACTAATACCTGTTTTGAATGTCGGCTTCCTTTTATTCATTTCATATACTCAGCCGGATATGTAA
- a CDS encoding RAD55 family ATPase — protein MAIKPNNTSTGIPKLDGMLEGGFPESTSVLLYGTPGVGKSIFCQQFMHEGLKKNERCIFLTFDVRPETIETSMSRFGWETKNKIIFLDCFSYRIGVQSSSRYALTGLSDLNQLSMIFEDMLNDVGKERKRIVVDSLSTLLLYSDPELSLKFLKDFIASAISQKSTLLFTIEEGIHDEKTVAILNYMAEGLIEMKFEMDKRLLRVAKMRGTAVSRSWAEFDVTKKGIVIM, from the coding sequence ATGGCTATCAAACCAAATAATACTTCTACGGGAATTCCAAAACTAGACGGCATGCTTGAAGGCGGATTTCCTGAAAGCACTTCGGTGCTGCTTTATGGAACGCCGGGAGTCGGCAAAAGCATTTTCTGCCAGCAATTCATGCATGAAGGATTAAAGAAAAACGAAAGATGCATATTTCTTACATTTGATGTCAGGCCGGAAACAATAGAAACGTCAATGTCGCGTTTCGGCTGGGAGACAAAAAACAAGATAATTTTCCTTGACTGCTTTTCTTATAGAATCGGGGTACAATCATCATCACGATACGCTCTGACAGGCCTTTCAGACTTGAATCAACTCTCTATGATTTTTGAGGATATGTTAAACGATGTCGGAAAAGAACGAAAAAGAATTGTTGTAGACTCGCTGTCAACGCTTCTCCTTTATTCAGACCCTGAGCTCTCATTGAAATTCTTAAAGGATTTTATAGCATCAGCCATCTCGCAGAAATCAACCCTGCTTTTTACAATAGAAGAAGGCATACATGACGAAAAGACAGTTGCAATATTGAATTACATGGCAGAAGGGCTTATCGAAATGAAATTTGAGATGGACAAGCGCCTGCTTCGCGTGGCAAAAATGCGCGGCACCGCGGTGTCCAGATCATGGGCTGAATTTGATGTGACAAAAAAAGGCATTGTGATAATGTAA
- a CDS encoding AAA family ATPase yields MFEKIVTGISGLDVLLEGGIPKNHTILLAGTSGSGKSIFSMQFLLAGAQKGEPGLYITFEEDEASVLKVFGEFSWDLKKFLKNDLIRIIRYDPYRFQDIMDIISSNIKQMGAKRIVIDSVSAIGLYIQDVREIRKTLVDIQSLVKSTDCTALIITEAPSDNPKKLSRFDVEEFVADGIIVLYYTPVSNEYTRGIFVWKMRGTNHSRKIHPFKITTNGITVYPKEEALVKL; encoded by the coding sequence GTGTTTGAAAAAATAGTTACTGGGATAAGCGGTTTGGATGTTCTTCTTGAAGGAGGCATTCCGAAAAATCACACGATTTTGCTTGCCGGAACTTCCGGCTCGGGGAAAAGCATTTTTTCGATGCAGTTTCTTTTGGCAGGGGCCCAAAAAGGCGAACCGGGACTTTATATTACCTTTGAAGAGGATGAGGCAAGTGTTCTTAAAGTTTTTGGCGAGTTTTCATGGGACTTGAAAAAATTTCTTAAAAATGACCTGATACGGATAATACGTTATGACCCCTACAGGTTTCAGGACATAATGGACATAATATCCAGCAACATAAAGCAGATGGGCGCAAAACGGATTGTAATAGACTCGGTTTCTGCTATCGGCCTTTATATACAGGATGTGCGGGAGATAAGAAAGACGCTTGTTGATATACAGAGCTTAGTAAAAAGCACGGATTGCACTGCGCTGATAATAACCGAAGCACCTTCAGATAATCCAAAAAAGCTCAGCAGATTCGATGTCGAAGAGTTTGTTGCGGACGGAATAATTGTCTTGTATTACACGCCGGTTTCAAACGAATACACTCGGGGCATTTTCGTATGGAAAATGCGCGGAACAAACCATTCCAGAAAGATACATCCTTTCAAAATAACTACTAATGGCATAACGGTTTATCCGAAAGAAGAGGCTCTTGTAAAATTATGA